The DNA sequence CAACGACGGGCCCTCGACGAGGTCTCCGGTGCCGATGACTCGGCCCGGGAGGTCGCCGACATCATCGTCGACAAGGTCGTCGGTGACATGCAGGAGGTGGGCCTGATCGCAGTCGGCGCCGGCGTCGCCCTCGGTGCGGTGGGCCTGCTGATCTCGGTTGCGCTGGAGCGTCGCCGCTACTGACTCGCGCGTCGGGGCAGGCACTCCACGAGTGGTGTCGGACCGGCATGCGAACATGTGTTCGTGTCCGAAGAGCCGCGGGAGCTGGCCAGCATCCTGCACGCCGACCTCGACTCCTTCTATGCCTCGGTCGAGCAGCGCGACCACCCCGAGCTGCGCGGCCGTCCGGTCATCGTGGGCGGTGGAGGCGTGGTCCTCGCGGCGAGCTACGAGGCCAAGGCCCGCGGGGTGCGCACTCCGATGAACGGCCGTGAGGCAGTCGCCCTGTGCCCGGACGCCGTGGTGATGCGGCCCCGTTTCGACAGCTACGTCGAGGCGAGCCAGGCAGTATTCGACATCTTCCGGGACACCACGCCACTGGTGGAGGGCATCTCGATCGACGAGGCGTTCCTCGATGTCGGCGGTCTCTACCGGGTGAGTGGGTCACCGGCCGAGATCGGCGCCCGATTACGCGAGCGGGTGAGGATCGAGGTCGGGCTGCCGATCACTGTCGGCATCGCGCGCACCAAGTTCCTTGCGAAGGTCGCGAGTGCGGTGGGAAAGCCGGACGGGCTGCTCGAGGTGCCGCCCGGTGGTGAACTCGAGTTCCTGCACCCGTTGCCGGTGGAACGGCTCTGGGGTGTCGGGGCGGTGACGTCGCGCAAGCTGCGCGACGCGGGTCTGTCCACCGTGGGCGACCTCGCGGCCGTTGGTCAGCCGACTCTTGCGTCGCTGCTCGGGCGCGGCGCCGGTTCGCACCTGTATGCGCTGGCGATGGCGCGCGATCCACGCCGGGTGGAGGTCGGGCGTCGCCGCCGGTCGATCGGGTCACAACGGGCGATGGGGCGGCGACCCAAAACCCAGGAGGACCTCGAGGCGTCCATGGTGGGCATCGTCGATCGGCTCGGTAAACGCCTGCGTAAAGCAGAACGCGTGTGCCGCACCGTGATCCTTCGGTTGCGGTTCGACGACTTCACCCGGGTGACGCGTTCACGAACTCTGTACGAACCCACCGACGGCACCCAGGTACTCATGACGGCCGCGCGTGCCCTCCTCGACGAAGCCATGCCGATGATCCGGGACAAGGGCTGCACGCTGATCGGGTTGTCGTTGACGAACCTCGACAGCAACGACTCCATCCAGCTCGCGCTGCCGTTCGACGAGCATCACCAGGAGAAATTGGACATCACCATCGACGGGCTCAGGGACCGTTTCGGGGCGGGCGCGGTGACCCGGGCAGTTCTCATCGGACGCGATCAGGGCATGGCCGCGCCGATGCTCCCCGACTGACACCAGCAAGGCGGGAGAGCTCGACGAATCGGGTCGGGAGCGTCAGCGCGAACACAGAATCTCGGGTTACGGTTGCTGAATGTCTTGGCAGGCAACCCATGGATGAGGTGACCGAGCTCCGCGGAACCGGCACTGCGACAGACGTGTCGTCGCGGCAGCCGGACAGACCGGCTCCCGATTCGTCGACCTCCGCCGTGGGGAGTGGTTCGGCGCGGACGCGACTCACCGATATTCTGATCGCGGTCCGCACGCCGCCGTGGATCTTGGCCCTCGCCACGTTCGCCGTGTTGGCGACGATCTACTGCCTGTATTCGATCCAGCGCCACGAGCGTTTCGGCTCCACCGGGTGGGACCTGGGAATCTTCACGCAGGCAGTGAAGGCCTACGGGCACTTCCGCGCCCCCGCCGTGCCGCTCGAAGGCACCGACGTCAACCTCCTCGGTGATCATTTCCAGCCGTGGATCGCTGTGATCGGACCGCTGTATCGGCTGTTCCCGACGCCGGTCACCTTGCTGGTCGTGCAGGGGCTGCTGTTCGCGCTCGCGGCGATACCGATCGTGCGGCTGGCCGCCACACGACTCGGCATGGCGGTCGGGGTCTTCATCGCGATCGCCTACGGGCTGGCATGGGGGATCGCCCAGGCACTGGCGTTCGACTTCCACGAGATCGCGCTCGCGGTGCCCCTGCTGGCGTTCAGCCTCGTCGCCGTGGTGGAAGAGCGCTGGCGGGCTGCCCTGCTGTACGCCCTGCCACTCGTCTTCTGCAAAGAGGATCTCGGCGTCACGGTTGTGGTGATCGCTGCCGTCGTCGCGTTGCGATTCGGCCGCGTGTCGTATCGATGGGCCGTCGGCACCGCGATCTGGGGCGCCGCCTGGACGCTGATCGCGGCCAAGGTGATCATCCCGGCGATGGGGAGCGGCGACTACACCTACGAATCGAAGTTCGCCGACTCGCCCGCCGAGGGTGTGCGCGGATTCATCATCGGGGTGTCGCAGGGTGACGCGCGTGCCTCCACCGCATTTCTCCTGCTGGTGATCACGTTGTTCCTGGCCGTTCGCTCACCGATCATCCTGGTGGCAGTGCCGACCCTCGCCTGGCGTTTCCTGAGCGTGAACCATCTGTACTGGGGCTTCGGCTTCCACTACAACGCGACGTTGATGCCCATCATGATCGTCGCGATGCTCGACGCCTTGATCAGATTGCGGGGGC is a window from the Williamsia sp. DF01-3 genome containing:
- the dinB gene encoding DNA polymerase IV, encoding MFVSEEPRELASILHADLDSFYASVEQRDHPELRGRPVIVGGGGVVLAASYEAKARGVRTPMNGREAVALCPDAVVMRPRFDSYVEASQAVFDIFRDTTPLVEGISIDEAFLDVGGLYRVSGSPAEIGARLRERVRIEVGLPITVGIARTKFLAKVASAVGKPDGLLEVPPGGELEFLHPLPVERLWGVGAVTSRKLRDAGLSTVGDLAAVGQPTLASLLGRGAGSHLYALAMARDPRRVEVGRRRRSIGSQRAMGRRPKTQEDLEASMVGIVDRLGKRLRKAERVCRTVILRLRFDDFTRVTRSRTLYEPTDGTQVLMTAARALLDEAMPMIRDKGCTLIGLSLTNLDSNDSIQLALPFDEHHQEKLDITIDGLRDRFGAGAVTRAVLIGRDQGMAAPMLPD
- a CDS encoding DUF2079 domain-containing protein codes for the protein MTELRGTGTATDVSSRQPDRPAPDSSTSAVGSGSARTRLTDILIAVRTPPWILALATFAVLATIYCLYSIQRHERFGSTGWDLGIFTQAVKAYGHFRAPAVPLEGTDVNLLGDHFQPWIAVIGPLYRLFPTPVTLLVVQGLLFALAAIPIVRLAATRLGMAVGVFIAIAYGLAWGIAQALAFDFHEIALAVPLLAFSLVAVVEERWRAALLYALPLVFCKEDLGVTVVVIAAVVALRFGRVSYRWAVGTAIWGAAWTLIAAKVIIPAMGSGDYTYESKFADSPAEGVRGFIIGVSQGDARASTAFLLLVITLFLAVRSPIILVAVPTLAWRFLSVNHLYWGFGFHYNATLMPIMIVAMLDALIRLRGRSMSQRTVVGFAAAAAAIAVVLAWAGPLDRLTERDFYSRGDQAQAVDEFGAMIPDGQSVATTNNLAPHLVADHEVTLFPKQKRDRSTAQWIMVDTNISGLFPANKADTNNALEKIEDSGQYVRVAADDGVVLLRLR